Proteins co-encoded in one Setaria viridis chromosome 9, Setaria_viridis_v4.0, whole genome shotgun sequence genomic window:
- the LOC140221465 gene encoding uncharacterized protein, translating to MLLLPCILFIAMAFVNKKTTYASTKTYSSTVPLEQSAMAKILLFLSLTFAIVAAEASTQPLSPATKKSIDDLTLLFQEVIDSINTATPPAKKPEATRASSKHIHTAELDVAKAAKAGDEKKLAHLILSYRMASTMVIHAPPAEKLKVMKDTFNSAAAPNALECPNIDKAYCETRSKLNTAILGVVAAASPEQKKLGDKDSTLPKSMHTAISTINKAYADGDDKEIARVLAAYNKAADSVIAAPPSDKLKVMESTFKHAAASGA from the coding sequence ATGCTGTTATTACCATGCATACTATTTATAGCAATGGCTTTCGTCAATAAAAAGACGACTTATGCATCAACAAAAACATATAGCAGCACTGTACCCCTCGAACAATCCGCAATGGCGAAGATCCTCTTGTTTTTGTCCCTAACATTTGCTATCGTAGCTGCAGAAGCCTCTACGCAACCACTATCCCCTGCCACCAAAAAGTCCATTGACGACTTGACCTTGTTGTTCCAAGAGGTTATCGATTCCATCAACACCGCCACCCCGCCGGCCAAGAAGCCAGAAGCCACACGTGCCTCTTCGAAGCACATCCACACTGCAGAATTAGATGTCGCCAAGGCCGCCAAGGCAGGAGACGAGAAGAAACTCGCCCACCTCATCCTTTCCTATCGTATGGCTTCTACTATGGTCATCCATGCGCCGCCGGCCGAGAAGCTCAAGGTAATGAAGGACACCTTCAACTCGGCAGCTGCACCAAACGCATTAGAGTGCCCCAACATCGACAAGGCCTACTGCGAGACGCGCTCCAAGTTGAACACGGCCATCCTTGGGGTCGTCGCAGCCGCCTCACCAGAGCAGAAGAAGCTGGGGGACAAAGATTCTACTTTACCGAAATCAATGCATACCGCTATCTCAACTATCAACAAGGCGTATGCGGATGGAGACGACAAGGAAATCGCTCGAGTCCTTGCTGCCTACAACAAGGCAGCCGATTCGGTCATTGCAGCCCCTCCTTCTGATAAGCTTAAAGTGATGGAGTCAACTTTCAAACATGCAGCGGCCAGCGGCGCATGA
- the LOC117836551 gene encoding protein LEAD-SENSITIVE 1, with product MAAGLLSKRVDREDLAAGDHIYSWRAAYLYAHHGIYVGDEMVIHFTRAAGHEIGTGTFLDSFLFSSSASSSAAAGGQCQRCGHLVRPDDGVVMSCLDCFLHGGGLYLFHYAVSPALFLAKARGGTCTLAASDPGHVVVHRARYLLDKGFGAYSLFKNNCEDFAIYCKTGLLVETAFSVGRSGQLASLTAAFSAVALSPLRFLTTSAPGLAIVTTGMYCAGRYVSDMGVRRDVIKVPVQTLVALTTPAATEEAACSLRNHPL from the exons ATGGCGGCGGGGTTGCTGTCCAAACGCGTGGATCGGGaggacctcgccgccggggaTCACATCTACTCATGGCGGGCCGCCTACCTCTACGCCCACCACG GGATCTATGTTGGGGACGAGATGGTCATCCATTTCACCAGAGCTGCCGGCCACGAGATTGGCACGGGCACCTTCTTGGATTCCTTCCTCTtcagctcctccgcctcgtcgtcggcggcggcagggggccAGTGCCAGCGATGTGGCCACCTGGTCAGGCCTGACGACGGAGTCGTCATGTCCTGCCTCGACTGCTTCttgcacggcggcggcctctACCTCTTCCACTACGCCGTCTCGCCGGCCTTGTTCCTCGCCAAGGCGCGCGGAGGGACCTGCACCCTGGCCGCCTCCGACCCCGGCCACGTCGTCGTCCACCGCGCCCGCTACCTCCTCGACAAGGGCTTCGGCGCCTACTCCCTCTTCAAGAACAACTGTGAGGACTTCGCCATCTACTGCAAGACGGGGCTGCTCGTCGAAACCGCCTTCAGCGTTGGCCGCAGCGGCCAGCTCGCATCCCTCACCGCCGCCTTCAGCGCCGTCGCCTTGTCGCCGCTGCGTTTCCTCACCACCAGCGCCCCCGGCCTCGCCATTGTCACCACCGGCATGTACTGCGCCGGCCGGTATGTCTCGGACATGGGCGTTCGCCGGGATGTGATCAAGGTCCCTGTCCAGACACTCGTTGCGCTGACCACTCCTGCTGCTACGGAGGAGGCAGCCTGCTCGCTGAGAAACCATCCACTGTAA
- the LOC117838609 gene encoding nuclear pore complex protein NUP98A-like: protein TVKSPSSSYLVENGQQHEPSHHGNGKGTSVERLLPKLPREDYFTEPSLEELAAGEPGYCSRVKDFVVGRHGYGSIKFLGETDVRGLGEGLNKAAEVTLLNIKCMNKKTREQYRAGPRVERYRDMLMMKAEEQGAEFVSFDAAKGEWKFRVKHFSAYGLW from the coding sequence ACTGTCAAGTCACCAAGCAGCAGTTATCTGGTGGAAAATGGCCAGCAGCATGAACCCAGTCATCATGGGAATGGGAAGGGTACTTCAGTTGAGAGGCTGTTGCCTAAGCTCCCGCGGGAAGATTACTTCACGGAGCCTAGTCTGGAGGAGCTTGCTGCTGGTGAGCCAGGCTACTGCAGTCGGGTGAAAGACTTTGTTGTGGGGCGCCATGGCTATGGCAGCATCAAGTTCCTGGGGGAGACAGACGTGAGGGGCTTGGGTGAGGGGCTGAACAAGGCTGCGGAGGTGACTCTTCTGAACATCAAATGCATGAACAAGAAGACCAGGGAGCAGTACCGAGCGGGCCCGCGGGTGGAGAGGTACAGGGACATGCTGATGATGAAGGCGGAGGAGCAGGGCGCGGAGTTCGTGTCCTTTGACGCAGCCAAGGGAGAGTGGAAGTTCAGGGTGAAGCACTTCAGCGCCTACGGGCTCTGGTGA
- the LOC117836552 gene encoding nuclear pore complex protein NUP98A → MFGQTGVSPFQASSSPSLFANTTPFASSTLFGTSTTNNPNPFGTVSSLANTQSAPLFQPAPTFAQPSSTPAFSSGNLFSTPPGSLFGSGPSPFSTPTFQTSAPVQTPNTFSFQPPTQPASTGGFPGFSNTANQALIGQQSPSQSNMVMQPAPVSNPFGTLPAMPQMSIGNGGSSPSVQYGISSLPVAEKPLPTRTLSIG, encoded by the exons ATGTTCGGACAGACAGGTGTTTCCCCATTTCAAGCAAGTAGCTCACCATCTTTGTTTGCAAATACCACTCCTTTTGCTTCATCAACGTTGTTTGGCACATCAACTACGAATAATCCAAATCCATTCGGCACCGTCTCGTCATTGGCTAACACGCAATCGGCCCCACTATTTCAACCTGCCCCAACATTTGCACAACCATCAAGTACACCAGCTTTCTCCTCTGGAAACCTATTTAGCACACCACCTGGCAGTCTGTTTGGCAGCGGACCTTCACCTTTTTCAACG CCAACATTTCAGACATCTGCCCCTGTTCAAACGCCAAACACATTCTCCTTCCAACCTCCAACTCAACCAG CTTCTACAGGTGGTTTCCCTGGTTTTTCCAACACTGCTAATCAGGCCCTCATTGGACAACA ATCTCCTAGCCAGTCCAATATGGTCATGCAGCCTGCTCCTGTTTCAAATCCATTTGGGACACTTCCAGCAATGCCTCAGATGTCCATTGGGAATGGCGGATCTTCTCCTTCAGTTCAATATGGAATATCAAGTCTGCCG gttgCTGAGAAGCCTCTTCCGACTAGAACATTGTCCATTGGCTGA
- the LOC117837776 gene encoding uncharacterized protein isoform X2 — MGALSASTSSVNWLVEDDILLKNAVETGASLESLAKGAVCFSRKFTLQEIQDRWNSLLYDPEVSTQASFRMAEYENELSTSDPAKAHKLFNSKAKDFSFQKRKIDNVKNLYYAMRKRVCNDPCNTADLGFLVAPCSCVANGSECVCGGLPNNIELGLSSVSRYGQVGASYNGGHTYPGMNGHSFHTKHAESMVRDGDDTNNVAYGYSDVGQMYEHHAYTANNHGSGGRNNVSLKSITDFQDSMQFQRLDSNQCGNGVVDSKALLIPNHFSGNVQEPIPLQVIGQPEGSEAPGGAIWSGVQRRGTLTLADDKNVKLENRDPHPFEANLDGGICTSGLEHEADFMDFPFFSNSEEFDILNGENFLNSPSEGNQEDLDDPAFKVVPGVRSTMQSLAHSNEANTSCDQVDPGHVESNVDVSGIMLVPTSLVVPCPGVYVECKLNTEDPEIPCNDDVATPPEYPLECCTLGQKSENTIYPVSPATSPASNAEHSKANDLALIKVEDMANAQPLQTVKIDPSTSEQKEDSVAHDKGGVLGAKLLEGPSTTGGLLTTANIVTNDANTCMLALPSFSAAGFGEGSPCSLGQHENFINSHGLTVQNSVQAPDQMQHSSFDGQPELGDEAALQNCMPSNALSDLGIQDPISTVPTPAQAEECPDNENDVPNYYDIEALILDQDLIPWDQDSDLMHPEVTRFHHPESRKALIRLEQGARSYMNRAIMSHGAFAVIYGLHLKYYIKDPEVTLGRETEDVKVDIDLGKEGRANKISRRQVSPRRRQGIQALK; from the exons ATGGGCGCCCTATCGGCGTCGACTTCGTCGGTGAACTGGCTAGTCGAGGACGACATCCTCCTCAAGAACGCTGTCGAG ACTGGTGCCTCATTGGAGTCCTTAGCAAAAGGAGCTGTATGTTTTTCCCGTAAATTCACACTTCAAGAAATACAGGATCGATGGAATTCATTGCTATATGACCCAGAGGTCTCAACACAAGCTTCTTTCCGGATGGCTGAGTATGAAAATGAACTCTCCACATCTGACCCAGCCAAGGCACATAAACTTTTCAATTCAAAAGCAAAGGATTTTTCGTTTCAGAAACGGAAAATTGACAATGTGAAGAACCTATATTATGCAATGAGAAAGAGAGTATGCAACGATCCATGCAACACTGCAGACCTTGGATTTCTTGTTGCCCCCTGTTCATGTGTAGCAAATGGTAGTGAGTGTGTCTGTGGAGGCTTACCTAATAATATTGAGCTAGGGCTGAGTTCAGTGAGCCGCTATGGGCAAGTGGGTGCAAGCTACAATGGTGGACATACATATCCTGGAATGAATGGGCATTCTTTTCACACAAAGCATGCTGAGAGCATGGTAAGAGATGGGGATGACACCAATAACGTTGCGTATGGCTACTCAGATGTAGGTCAAATGTATGAGCATCATGCCTACACTGCCAATAATCATGGGAGTGGTGGCAGGAATAATGTTTCTCTAAAGAGTATCACGGATTTTCAGGATTCTATGCAGTTCCAGCGATTGGACAGCAATCAATGTGGTAATGGAGTGGTAGACTCCAAGGCATTGTTGATCCCTAACCATTTCAGTGGAAATGTGCAGGAACCTATCCCACTCCAAGTGATTGGTCAACCTGAGGGTTCTGAGGCACCTGGTGGTGCAATTTGGAGCGGGGTTCAGCGAAGAGGCACGCTCACTCTTGCTGATGATAAGAATGTAAAGTTAGAAAACAGGGACCCTCACCCATTTGAAGCAAATTTAGATGGTGGGATTTGCACATCTGGTTTAGAACACGAGGCAGATTTCATGGACTTCCCATTTTTCAGTAATAGTGAAGAATTTGATATCCTGAATGGTGAAAACTTTTTGAATTCTCCGAGCGAGGGAAACCAGGAGGATTTAGATGATCCTGCCTTCAAGGTTGTTCCTGGGGTTAGATCAACCATGCAAAGTCTGGCGCATTCCAATGAAGCCAATACGTCATGTGATCAAGTAGATCCTGGCCATGTGGAAAGTAATGTAGACGTTTCTGGTATAATGTTGGTTCCTACTTCATTAGTCGTGCCATGTCCTGGCGTGTATGTTGAGTGCAAATTGAACACAGAAGATCCTGAAATCCCTTGCAATGATGATGTTGCTACACCTCCTGAGTATCCTCTTGAATGCTGTACCTTGGGCCAGAAATCGGAGAACACTATCTATCCAGTCTCCCCTGCAACCAGCCCTGCATCGAATGCTGAACATTCCAAAGCAAATGACTTGGCCCTGATAAAGGTGGAGGATATGGCAAATGCCCAACCTTTACAAACAGTGAAGATTGACCCATCCACTTCagaacaaaaagaagattcagtGGCACATGATAAAGGTGGTGTCCTAGGAGCTAAGCTGTTAGAAGGTCCTTCAACAACTGGAGGCCTTTTGACTACTGCTAATATTGTCACAAATGATGCAAACACATGCATGCTAGCTCTGCCCTCGTTCAGCGCTGCTGGATTTGGCGAAGGATCTCCTTGTAGTTTAGGACAACACGAGAATTTTATTAACTCTCATGGCTTGACTGTACAAAATTCAGTTCAAGCTCCTGATCAGATGCAACACAGCTCATTTGATGGTCAACCAGAATTAGGTGATGAGGCTGCTCTACAGAACTGTATGCCATCAAATGCACTATCGGATTTGGGTATTCAAGACCCTATTTCAACAGTGCCAACACCAGCTCAAGCAGAAGAATGCCCTGACAATGAAAACgatgttccaaattactatgATATAGAAGCTTTG ATTCTTGACCAGGATCTCATCCCGTGGGATCAGGACTCTGATTTGATGCATCCTGAAG TTACCAGATTTCATCACCCGGAAAGCAGGAAGGCATTGATAAGATTAGAACAGGGTGCTCGGTCTTATATGAACAGAGCTATCATGTCACATGGTGCCTTTGCAGTTATCTATGGATTGCACTTGAAATACTACATAAAGGATCCTGAG GTTACTCTTGGAAGAGAGACAGAAGATGTTAAAGTTGACATTGATTTGGGAAAAGAAGGGAGGGCAAATAAAATATCTCGCCGACAG GTGTCGCCTAGGCGACGCCAAGGCATCCAGGCGCTCAAATGA
- the LOC117837776 gene encoding uncharacterized protein isoform X1 → MGALSASTSSVNWLVEDDILLKNAVETGASLESLAKGAVCFSRKFTLQEIQDRWNSLLYDPEVSTQASFRMAEYENELSTSDPAKAHKLFNSKAKDFSFQKRKIDNVKNLYYAMRKRVCNDPCNTADLGFLVAPCSCVANGSECVCGGLPNNIELGLSSVSRYGQVGASYNGGHTYPGMNGHSFHTKHAESMVRDGDDTNNVAYGYSDVGQMYEHHAYTANNHGSGGRNNVSLKSITDFQDSMQFQRLDSNQCGNGVVDSKALLIPNHFSGNVQEPIPLQVIGQPEGSEAPGGAIWSGVQRRGTLTLADDKNVKLENRDPHPFEANLDGGICTSGLEHEADFMDFPFFSNSEEFDILNGENFLNSPSEGNQEDLDDPAFKVVPGVRSTMQSLAHSNEANTSCDQVDPGHVESNVDVSGIMLVPTSLVVPCPGVYVECKLNTEDPEIPCNDDVATPPEYPLECCTLGQKSENTIYPVSPATSPASNAEHSKANDLALIKVEDMANAQPLQTVKIDPSTSEQKEDSVAHDKGGVLGAKLLEGPSTTGGLLTTANIVTNDANTCMLALPSFSAAGFGEGSPCSLGQHENFINSHGLTVQNSVQAPDQMQHSSFDGQPELGDEAALQNCMPSNALSDLGIQDPISTVPTPAQAEECPDNENDVPNYYDIEALILDQDLIPWDQDSDLMHPEVTRFHHPESRKALIRLEQGARSYMNRAIMSHGAFAVIYGLHLKYYIKDPEVTLGRETEDVKVDIDLGKEGRANKISRRQAVIKMDEAGSFHIKNIGKCPIFVNSKEIPSCKRINLSSDSLIEVKDMRFIFHVNQDAVRQYIDRDLKPER, encoded by the exons ATGGGCGCCCTATCGGCGTCGACTTCGTCGGTGAACTGGCTAGTCGAGGACGACATCCTCCTCAAGAACGCTGTCGAG ACTGGTGCCTCATTGGAGTCCTTAGCAAAAGGAGCTGTATGTTTTTCCCGTAAATTCACACTTCAAGAAATACAGGATCGATGGAATTCATTGCTATATGACCCAGAGGTCTCAACACAAGCTTCTTTCCGGATGGCTGAGTATGAAAATGAACTCTCCACATCTGACCCAGCCAAGGCACATAAACTTTTCAATTCAAAAGCAAAGGATTTTTCGTTTCAGAAACGGAAAATTGACAATGTGAAGAACCTATATTATGCAATGAGAAAGAGAGTATGCAACGATCCATGCAACACTGCAGACCTTGGATTTCTTGTTGCCCCCTGTTCATGTGTAGCAAATGGTAGTGAGTGTGTCTGTGGAGGCTTACCTAATAATATTGAGCTAGGGCTGAGTTCAGTGAGCCGCTATGGGCAAGTGGGTGCAAGCTACAATGGTGGACATACATATCCTGGAATGAATGGGCATTCTTTTCACACAAAGCATGCTGAGAGCATGGTAAGAGATGGGGATGACACCAATAACGTTGCGTATGGCTACTCAGATGTAGGTCAAATGTATGAGCATCATGCCTACACTGCCAATAATCATGGGAGTGGTGGCAGGAATAATGTTTCTCTAAAGAGTATCACGGATTTTCAGGATTCTATGCAGTTCCAGCGATTGGACAGCAATCAATGTGGTAATGGAGTGGTAGACTCCAAGGCATTGTTGATCCCTAACCATTTCAGTGGAAATGTGCAGGAACCTATCCCACTCCAAGTGATTGGTCAACCTGAGGGTTCTGAGGCACCTGGTGGTGCAATTTGGAGCGGGGTTCAGCGAAGAGGCACGCTCACTCTTGCTGATGATAAGAATGTAAAGTTAGAAAACAGGGACCCTCACCCATTTGAAGCAAATTTAGATGGTGGGATTTGCACATCTGGTTTAGAACACGAGGCAGATTTCATGGACTTCCCATTTTTCAGTAATAGTGAAGAATTTGATATCCTGAATGGTGAAAACTTTTTGAATTCTCCGAGCGAGGGAAACCAGGAGGATTTAGATGATCCTGCCTTCAAGGTTGTTCCTGGGGTTAGATCAACCATGCAAAGTCTGGCGCATTCCAATGAAGCCAATACGTCATGTGATCAAGTAGATCCTGGCCATGTGGAAAGTAATGTAGACGTTTCTGGTATAATGTTGGTTCCTACTTCATTAGTCGTGCCATGTCCTGGCGTGTATGTTGAGTGCAAATTGAACACAGAAGATCCTGAAATCCCTTGCAATGATGATGTTGCTACACCTCCTGAGTATCCTCTTGAATGCTGTACCTTGGGCCAGAAATCGGAGAACACTATCTATCCAGTCTCCCCTGCAACCAGCCCTGCATCGAATGCTGAACATTCCAAAGCAAATGACTTGGCCCTGATAAAGGTGGAGGATATGGCAAATGCCCAACCTTTACAAACAGTGAAGATTGACCCATCCACTTCagaacaaaaagaagattcagtGGCACATGATAAAGGTGGTGTCCTAGGAGCTAAGCTGTTAGAAGGTCCTTCAACAACTGGAGGCCTTTTGACTACTGCTAATATTGTCACAAATGATGCAAACACATGCATGCTAGCTCTGCCCTCGTTCAGCGCTGCTGGATTTGGCGAAGGATCTCCTTGTAGTTTAGGACAACACGAGAATTTTATTAACTCTCATGGCTTGACTGTACAAAATTCAGTTCAAGCTCCTGATCAGATGCAACACAGCTCATTTGATGGTCAACCAGAATTAGGTGATGAGGCTGCTCTACAGAACTGTATGCCATCAAATGCACTATCGGATTTGGGTATTCAAGACCCTATTTCAACAGTGCCAACACCAGCTCAAGCAGAAGAATGCCCTGACAATGAAAACgatgttccaaattactatgATATAGAAGCTTTG ATTCTTGACCAGGATCTCATCCCGTGGGATCAGGACTCTGATTTGATGCATCCTGAAG TTACCAGATTTCATCACCCGGAAAGCAGGAAGGCATTGATAAGATTAGAACAGGGTGCTCGGTCTTATATGAACAGAGCTATCATGTCACATGGTGCCTTTGCAGTTATCTATGGATTGCACTTGAAATACTACATAAAGGATCCTGAG GTTACTCTTGGAAGAGAGACAGAAGATGTTAAAGTTGACATTGATTTGGGAAAAGAAGGGAGGGCAAATAAAATATCTCGCCGACAG GCTGTTATCAAGATGGATGAAGCTGGGTCTTTTCATATCAAGAACATTGGGAAATGTCCAATCTTTGTTAATAGCAAGGAAATACCAAGCTGCAAACGCATCAACTTAAGCTCTGACTCATTAATTGAG GTAAAGGATATGAGGTTTATTTTCCATGTAAACCAGGATGCTGTGAGACAGTACATCGATCGTGACCTGAAGCCAGAACGCTAA